One genomic window of Arachis stenosperma cultivar V10309 chromosome 10, arast.V10309.gnm1.PFL2, whole genome shotgun sequence includes the following:
- the LOC130954926 gene encoding GDSL esterase/lipase At1g28590-like, whose amino-acid sequence MAAFEERSWCALMVILMTVVAEAATGSACYSSIFSFGDSITDTGNLYFSHQTTDQHCFFPPYGKTHFHHPSGRCSDGRLIIDFIAEYLGIQSVKPYIGMKNGKLEDWSVGQAVNFAVIGATALDATFFQDIGVQTGATNYTLSVQFNWFNQFLSYLCTSSTSCEQILRDSLFVVGEIGGNDFNFPFFAKRSIAEVKSYVPQIIHAISSPITELIGLGARTVMVPGVWPIGCSAMYLTLYETQDESQYDSTGCLKWVNDFTQYFNQKLQDEIQSLRGLYPHVNIFYADYYNAALPLFSDPTKFGFKKTLKACCGNGGPYNYNSSATCGEPGVLACDDPSHYIVWDGIHLTEATHKLIAQALVKGPYSALGSLCSMNASVGYHDNLSIS is encoded by the exons ATGGCTGCCTTTGAAGAAAGAAGCTGGTGTGCGTTAATGGTGATATTGATGACAGTAGTTGCTGAGGCAGCGACAGGTTCAGCATGCTACTCATCCATCTTCAGCTTCGGTGACTCCATTACCGACACCGGCAACTTGTATTTCAGTCATCAAACTACCGACCAACACTGCTTCTTCCCGCCGTACGGCAAAACCCACTTCCATCATCCTTCCGGTCGCTGCTCCGATGGGCGCCTCATCATTGATTTTATTG CTGAGTATTTGGGGATTCAGTCCGTGAAACCCTACATTGGAATGAAGAACGGTAAATTGGAAGATTGGAGTGTGGGTCAGGCTGTTAATTTTGCTGTCATTGGAGCCACTGCTTTGGACGCCACTTTCTTCCAGGATATAGGTGTTCAAACTGGTGCTACTAATTATACTCTCTCTGTTCAATTCAATTGGTTCAACCAATTCCTTTCTTATCTCTGCACTTCTTCCACAA GCTGTGAACAAATTCTTAGGGATTCGCTATTTGTTGTGGGTGAAATTGGAGGGAATGACTTCAATTTTCCCTTCTTTGCAAAAAGGAGCATAGCAGAGGTTAAGTCATACGTTCCACAAATAATCCATGCAATAAGCTCACCCATCACT GAGTTGATTGGTCTAGGGGCTCGCACAGTGATGGTTCCTGGGGTTTGGCCAATAGGATGCAGTGCAATGTATTTAACACTATATGAAACCCAAGATGAAAGCCAATATGACTCAACAGGATGCTTGAAGTGGGTAAATGACTTCACTCAATATTTCAACCAGAAGCTCCAAGATGAAATACAAAGCCTTCGTGGACTTTATCCTCATGTCAATATCTTCTATGCTGATTATTACAATGCTGCTTTGCCACTATTTAGTGATCCCACAAAATTTG GTTTTAAGAAGACTCTGAAAGCCTGCTGTGGAAATGGTGGTCCGTACAACTACAATTCATCAGCGACTTGTGGGGAGCCAGGGGTGCTTGCTTGTGATGATCCTTCTCATTATATTGTATGGGATGGTATTCATTTGACCGAGGCCACACATAAATTGATTGCCCAAGCTTTAGTCAAAGGACCATACTCTGCCCTTGGTTCCTTGTGCTCCATGAATGCCAGCGTCGGATATCACGATAATCTTAGCATCTCTTGA
- the LOC130955288 gene encoding GDSL esterase/lipase At1g28610-like codes for MASSRASFLTVALLLHVAVSSIFISIATAISSTTSSRCYRAIYSFGDSLADTGNAYYDTHTLPSSQTLALNLPYGETYFHHPTGRWSNGRLIVDFIAEKMGVPLLKPYLGIKNGKIKDWNPMEGVNFAVAGATALDSSFYLEKGMYNVATNYSLRVQLDWFMDLLPSICNSSSGCKEVLGSSLFLVGEIGGNDFNHPLYLNTSIKEVRTYVPLVINEISSAINKLINLGAQTLVVPGNLPLGCNFKYLTTYETSDKSEYDEAGCLKWLNKFTQYYNKQLYAELNRLQVLHPNTNIIYADYYHAVLPLYQTPTQFGFTESISSACCPLRVANNSNNGVCCGNPGVISCKDPSQYISWDGLHLTEAAYKWIAKGLLSGPYTNPKIGISCNSEI; via the exons ATGGCTTCTTCAAGGGCTTCGTTTCTGACAGTAGCGCTTCTTCTTCACGTGGCTGTTTCCTCCATTTTCATTTCCATTGCCACAGCAATATCATCTACCACCTCAAGCCGCTGCTACAGAGCAATATACAGCTTCGGTGATTCCCTTGCCGACACCGGAAACGCTTACTATGACACTCACACGCTCCCTTCATCACAAACTCTCGCATTGAACCTTCCTTATGGAGAAACCTACTTTCATCACCCAACTGGAAGATGGTCTAATGGCCGTCTCATCGTCGATTTCATCG CTGAGAAAATGGGTGTTCCATTGCTGAAACCTTATCTGGGAATCAAGAACGGTAAGATTAAAGATTGGAACCCAATGGAGGGAGTGAATTTTGCAGTTGCAGGAGCCACTGCTTTGGATTCTAGCTTCTACTTAGAGAAGGGTATGTATAATGTTGCAACCAACTATTCTCTGAGAGTGCAGTTAGATTGGTTCATGGACTTGCTCCCTTCCATCTGTAATTCTTCTTCAG GGTGTAAAGAAGTTCTTGGAAGCTCGTTGTTTCTTGTTGGGGAGATTGGTGGCAATGATTTCAATCATCCTCTTTATCTAAATACGAGTATAAAAGAAGTCAGAACATATGTGCCACTTGTGATTAATGAAATTTCTTCAGCTATCAAT AAATTGATTAATTTGGGGGCTCAAACTCTCGTGGTTCCTGGAAACCTTCCTCTTGGATGCAATTTCAAGTATTTGACAACGTATGAAACTTCAGATAAGAGTGAATATGATGAAGCTGGTTGTTTGAAGTGGTTAAACAAGTTTACTCAATACTACAACAAGCAACTTTATGCTGAACTGAATCGACTTCAAGTGCTTCATCCCAATACAAATATCATCTATGCAGATTATTACCATGCTGTGTTGCCATTATATCAAACTCCAACACAATTTG GATTTACGGAATCAATTTCAAGTGCTTGTTGCCCGCTTAGAGTTGCAAACAATTCTAATAATGGTGTGTGTTGTGGCAATCCGGGGGTGATTTCTTGTAAGGATCCATCTCAGTATATTTCTTGGGATGGCTTGCACTTGACCGAAGCAGCATACAAATGGATTGCCAAAGGTTTATTAAGTGGACCATATACTAATCCTAAAATTGGTATTTCATGTAATTCAGAAATATAG
- the LOC130955287 gene encoding pyruvate decarboxylase 1, whose protein sequence is MEAATQFPGSAGTLGRHLARRLVEIGVRDVFSVPGDFNLTLLDHLIADPDLNLVGCCNELNAGYAADGYARSKGVGACVVTFTVGGLSVINAIAGAYSENLPVVCIVGGPNSNDYGTNRILHHTIGLPDFSQELRCFQTITCFQAVVNNLEDAHEQIDTAISTALKESKPVYISISCNLPGIPHPTFSRDPVPFFLAPKVSNQQGLEAAVEATAEFLNKAVKPVIVGGPKLRFAKAQKAFLEFANASGYPIACMPSGKGLVPEHHPHFIGTYWGAVSTSFCGEIVESADAYVFIGPIFNDYSSVGYSLLIKKEKAVIVQPNRVTIGNGPSLGWVFMADFLTALSKKVKKNGAALENYRRIYVPPGIPLKREKDEPLRVNVLFKHIQEMLSGDTAVIAETGDSWFNCQKLHLPENCGYEFQMQYGSIGWSVGATLGYAQAAKDKRVIACIGDGSFQVTAQDISTMIRSGQRSIIFLINNGGYTIEVEIHDGPYNVIKNWDYTRFVEAIHNGEGKCWTAKVRTEEDLTEAIATATGAQKDSLCFIEVFAHKDDTSKELLEWGSRVAAANSRPPNPQ, encoded by the exons ATGGAAGCTGCCACCCAGTTCCCCGGCTCCGCAGGCACTCTCGGCCGGCACCTCGCCCGCCGCCTCGTCGAGATCGGCGTCAGGGACGTCTTCTCCGTCCCCGGCGACTTCAACCTCACTCTCCTCGACCACCTCATCGCCGATCCTGACCTCAACCTCGTCGGCTGTTGCAACGAGCTCAACGCCGGCTACGCTGCCGACGGCTACGCCCGTTCCAAGGGAGTCGGCGCCTGCGTCGTCACCTTCACCGTCGGCGGCCTCAGCGTTATCAACGCCATCGCCGGCGCCTACAGCGAGAACCTCCCCGTCGTCTGCATCGTCGGCGGACCCAACTCCAACGACTACGGCACCAACAGGATCCTCCACCACACAATCGGATTACCCGATTTCTCACAGGAACTCCGCTGCTTCCAAACCATCACGTGCTTTCAG GCAGTGGTGAATAACTTGGAAGATGCACATGAGCAGATTGACACCGCAATCTCCACTGCGCTGAAGGAAAGCAAGCCTGTTTACATCAGCATAAGTTGCAACCTTCCTGGGATTCCACACCCAACTTTTTCCAGAGACCCTGTCCCATTTTTCCTTGCACCTAA GGTAAGCAATCAGCAAGGATTAGAAGCAGCAGTGGAAGCAACGGCTGAATTTCTAAACAAAGCTGTGAAACCCGTCATTGTTGGTGGGCCAAAACTAAGGTTTGCAAAGGCACAGAAGGCTTTTCTGGAGTTTGCAAATGCCAGTGGATATCCAATAGCTTGTATGCCCTCTGGAAAGGGGCTAGTGCCGGAGCATCATCCACACTTCATTGGGACATATTGGGGTGCTGTTAGTACCTCCTTTTGTGGCGAAATAGTGGAGTCTGCTGATGCATATGTTTTTATCGGCCCTATCTTCAACGACTATAGCTCCGTGGGATACTCCTTATTGataaagaaggagaaagctgTAATCGTACAGCCTAATCGCGTGACCATTGGCAATGGTCCTTCGTTGGGCTGGGTTTTCATGGCTGACTTCTTAACTGCATTGTCTAAGAAGGTTAAGAAAAATGGTGCAGCTTTGGAGAATTACCGACGAATATATGTTCCTCCAGGCATTCCTCTGAAGCGAGAGAAGGACGAACCTCTTAGAGTTAATGTTCTATTTAAGCACATTCAG GAAATGCTAAGTGGGGATACTGCTGTAATAGCTGAAACTGGAGACTCATGGTTCAACTGTCAGAAGCTACATCTACCTGAGAATTGCGG GTATGAATTCCAGATGCAATATGGGTCCATAGGTTGGTCAGTTGGTGCTACTCTTGGATATGCACAAGCTGCAAAAGATAAGCGTGTAATTGCTTGCATTGGAGATGGCAGTTTTCAG GTGACGGCACAGGATATTTCGACAATGATCCGCAGCGGACAAAGGAGCATCATCTTCCTCATTAACAACGGAGGTTATACAATTGAAGTTGAGATTCATGATGGCCCGTACAACGTGATCAAGAACTGGGATTACACTCGCTTTGTGGAAGCCATCCATAATGGAGAAGGCAAATGCTGGACTGCCAAG GTACGGACAGAGGAAGATCTAACAGAAGCAATTGCAACAGCAACAGGAGCACAGAAAGATTCACTATGTTTTATAGAAGTATTTGCGCACAAGGATGACACCAGCAAAGAGTTGTTAGAATGGGGATCCCGTGTTGCTGCTGCTAATAGCCGCCCCCCAAATCCTCAGTAG